AAGTAACTGGCCTACTATTGAGCCAAGTTTCAGCCACATTTAATGCAATACGTTACATTTTTACATCATGGGTTAGGTTAACAACGTACATGAACGGCAGTTTTAGGTGTATTCATCTAACTGTTTGCTGATTAGAGGATCTATAGGACTATATAACGTTGTAATATTACAGACAATGAAGGAGTGCATGCAGGATAATATTCTTATTTATAGTTGTGTTGGGTATGGAACCTTAACTATGAATAGAATAAACTAAATACTACTTAATTTGGGTTGCTCACATTAGACATCATCTGCGTCCAAGTTTAAACCCCGCGTTTTTGCTCTCATTCTTTCAATGCGGGCCTTCAATTGGTTTGTAACTTCGGCTGCACGCTTCCAAGACTCATCACTAAAGAAGGAAGTGCTGCTACCATTAGTGGGTGTGCTACCCGCAACAGCATTCGAAGTGTCCATTATGTGAAGAGAGTTTACGCGCCTTTGTAAGTCATCGTTAGATTCACTGGATGTTGCAACCAGTATAGATGACGCTAACGGAGAAAACCTACTCGTCAAGCCGGTATTGATACGTAGGGATCCCCCAGATGTTTTCCTTGATTGCTGAGGATTATGTGGATGGATACTAATACATGGATCACTATGATTGATGTCGCCATAGACACTCTCCCCATTGACGCTACCATTACGTGATGGTGATATTGAGTGTATACCTTCTAGTACAGTTTTCGCTGGGGTGTTGGGTATATTTGAGGCGGTCAACATAGCATCTAATTCACTCTCTAAAGTGGCAAGACGATTTTTGAGCTTCGTTATCTGCAAATCTTTGGAACGAAGCGTCATGGTTTTCTCATTCAATGTCATTTGAAAATCATTCAATTGATTCTGCAACATTTGGTTTTCTGAATTCAATTGGGAAGTTTGGGTTTGGAAACTGGTCAGTTTAGCTACCAATTCTTGACGTTCCTTGTTCCATTTTGCTTTCTGGTTCCTTAGCTCCTCCAATTCTGTCATTAAAGCGGCTGATGCGGCTGATACTTGTGAATTGGCGGGTTGAGGCGGGGCTAACGAACTCGAAGTAAATTGCGTACCTCGAGCAGGGTGGTTTGCAGAGCGTCCCACCAGGCGAGGTTTTGCACCGGCATTTCCTTTAGATTGATTTTTATCTTTTAATGGTGAACTGGGGCCTCGCTTAATCGGGATAGATGAAGAAGGAGACTTCAGCTTCTGAGAAGAATCTTGGTGTGTTAACGAACGATTCTCTAAGGGATTATATTTAGCGTGATTCATAGTCGTTGAGGTGTTAGTGAGCTTAGCCGTTCTACCATGTTGCGCATGGGATGGTGGAGGGTGATTATTAGTGATGGCAGGTACCACCGGAGGAGCGGTAAGAACAACCTTTTCGTAATGCTCATAtatctttttcttcttttgaCTTCCTACTTTCTCAAGTGCATCGCTAAATTCCTTTTCTCCCAGTAACTTCATCATAGTAGCAAAACATTCAAACCCGGAGTCCCTCAGAGATGGTTGGGTATCATTTACAACCTTCACAATTGCTGGAACAATGTCAGGCAACATTCTAACAATAGCCTCATCTTTCAACTTGCTTTTAGTTTGCCGCCATTCTTTTTGTAGCATCCTTGTCAAAAAGTTCGTGGCTTCCAACCTAACCTGAGGAATCTTGTGATTCATGTATTCAACCGCACATTCTAAACAGTTATCTACACCATGGTATTTTGATACTAGATCTAGGGCTTCTCCTACGGCCTCACTAACTGACGGTTTCTTCTCTTTTGTTCTTTGTAAAAGGGCATCTAATACAGAAGGCGCGTATGGGGCAATTCCTTCTCTTAAGCATGTCACTAAATGTGCAACAGAGTTCGCAGCGGTGGTGGCAGCCTGCAAGTTAGCATCCTTTACAAGTATCTGAACCAATATGCGAATGTATAACGAATAGTCATCCGATTGATCTAATTTTTTGGCTGGTTTTAGTATTTCGTCATAGACCTTTTGTAGCGCCTCGACACGGTCCTTCCATTTAGGGGACTTCGTCTGCGCTTCAAAATCCGGAGGAAAGTTTTTCATAATACTGACAACAGGTAACAGATCGTAGGGGTCAGCTACAGCTGTCGCGGAGCCATCTATCACCACTGGTGATATGGTTTTCCCACTGTTAGCAAAGGCGTCGCCCATTAAGGTGTCCCCATCTCCATCAACCCCAGCAACGGCGGTTTCTTGCTGCATAAGAATCTGCCAATGGAATAGCCTAGGCTGTGACGCAGGAGGTATCGTACCATCGTATTGAGCAAAAAGCTTGTCCAAATCCTTCTGTTGGATAGGCTTCAACTTCTCTAAGAGTAGACTTTCCAAGAATTCTTTCCCCACCCACTTGTAGATCTCTAGGATGAAGTTCATAGTCTCAGATCTGACATTTCTATCAGCATGGCCAGCCAACTTCGGCAATGGGTTCAAAACCTCAGGCCAAAAATCGTTCTTCACACCTATAAATCCAAACGACTCCACAAGTTTCGCTAGCGCATTCATCAAACTACTCACCAATCTCGGCAGCTTATTAGCGGTGAATGGTAACATCAGCTCAATCGTAGATCTAATACTGTTGTCAAAAGATGCCAAAAATAATATGCTTTCCAACGACTTCGTCTTAGTACCAGCCCGAGAGGAACTCAATCCCTTCTCTACCAAAGGAGGTATCCACTCTGATCGTAGCAATGACGTATCCGGTAATGAATCGGCCATCTGAGCCATAAAGCCCAATAAAGTATGTAGCGCCCCAATCGCACTTTCTTGTGCTACAACATTCGAATCCACAATAAACTTACTGAACTGTTCCGGGTACTCCCAATACGCCGAAACCTCATTGGGAATGTTCAACAACGAGCATTTCTCAAACGTAGATCCCAATTCCTGATAAGCACTTTGTCTTGCTTTCCATGACTTATGCGATAGCCTCTGCTTTAACGAAAGCTTTGTAAAATCCTCTTCCTCACTCATTTTAAGATATTGGCAACCAATTCAGTATCAGGAGGATAGCAATATATCTGGATTATGTAGTCCTTGGCTCCAACACCTCTTGTTTTTGTGCATTATAGAATAGAAGGATTAAATCTAACCTTAAATGGAGAGAGATTGGAAACCGATAAATAAACAAATGAGGAAAAATCAAGACCACAAAGCGAAGCGCTATGTAAGAAACGACAGACACATAAAGGTATCAGGAGACTTTTATGGAGTTCGCAGTCCGTCATAGAATACCTACGCGCATGTAATCCAGTTTGTAGTTTGTTGCTGCTTTGTTAATATCTTCCATGTTCTTGCATCCTCTACCGAATTAGGCTCTTACTAGACCGGCCATAGCTGTAATTACGAAGCTGATAGCTAAAGTCACATGTGATGGTCTATCCACCGCAGCTCTTGTAGGTGTGAGAGCCATATGCACCCGTAGTTATACCAGTATGCCTGAAGACCCATAGCTTGTGGAGTGCCGGGCGGGTATGGAGTTAGTAATAGTAAATAAGGGAGTATCTAGATTACAAAGCGACTACAAGCGACTGCAAGGCCAAGACAAACGGCTTATCGGTAGTAATTTGAGTGTCTAGAAGGTCCTGGTATACATCAAGCACATCGCCTCTTTTTGACTATTTTTACTTCTTACTAATTACCCAACTACGTGGGATGAAGTAACCGTATCCGGTTAAGGTGGTTTTAAATTCTAGGCTTACGGTACAGGAACGGATTTAGACGGAAAAGTTATCACCGCTCCTTGAGTATATATAATGAACCTATAAACACAACATACCATTTCACGCTCACGTTTACATTAACATTTACTAGCTCACCAGTTAAATACAATTACAAAATGGTTACTCAAATTACTTCTGAATCCGAATACTCTGATGCTGTCAGCAAGGACGCTCTCGTTGTCGTTGACTTCTTCGCCACATGGTGTGGTCCTTGCAAAATGATTGCTCCAATGATCGAGAAGTTTGACACTAATTACGCTGATGTTTTGTTTTACAAGGTCGACGTTGACGCTTTGC
The Eremothecium sinecaudum strain ATCC 58844 chromosome II, complete sequence DNA segment above includes these coding regions:
- the TRX2 gene encoding thioredoxin TRX2 (Syntenic homolog of Ashbya gossypii ACL131W; Syntenic homolog of Saccharomyces cerevisiae YLR043C (TRX1) and YGR209C (TRX2)), which encodes MVTQITSESEYSDAVSKDALVVVDFFATWCGPCKMIAPMIEKFDTNYADVLFYKVDVDALPEVAQKESITSMPTFLFYKSGKLLDKVTGANPAKVKQLIEENA
- the STU2 gene encoding Stu2p (Syntenic homolog of Ashbya gossypii ACL132C; Syntenic homolog of Saccharomyces cerevisiae YLR045C (STU2)); this encodes MSEEEDFTKLSLKQRLSHKSWKARQSAYQELGSTFEKCSLLNIPNEVSAYWEYPEQFSKFIVDSNVVAQESAIGALHTLLGFMAQMADSLPDTSLLRSEWIPPLVEKGLSSSRAGTKTKSLESILFLASFDNSIRSTIELMLPFTANKLPRLVSSLMNALAKLVESFGFIGVKNDFWPEVLNPLPKLAGHADRNVRSETMNFILEIYKWVGKEFLESLLLEKLKPIQQKDLDKLFAQYDGTIPPASQPRLFHWQILMQQETAVAGVDGDGDTLMGDAFANSGKTISPVVIDGSATAVADPYDLLPVVSIMKNFPPDFEAQTKSPKWKDRVEALQKVYDEILKPAKKLDQSDDYSLYIRILVQILVKDANLQAATTAANSVAHLVTCLREGIAPYAPSVLDALLQRTKEKKPSVSEAVGEALDLVSKYHGVDNCLECAVEYMNHKIPQVRLEATNFLTRMLQKEWRQTKSKLKDEAIVRMLPDIVPAIVKVVNDTQPSLRDSGFECFATMMKLLGEKEFSDALEKVGSQKKKKIYEHYEKVVLTAPPVVPAITNNHPPPSHAQHGRTAKLTNTSTTMNHAKYNPLENRSLTHQDSSQKLKSPSSSIPIKRGPSSPLKDKNQSKGNAGAKPRLVGRSANHPARGTQFTSSSLAPPQPANSQVSAASAALMTELEELRNQKAKWNKERQELVAKLTSFQTQTSQLNSENQMLQNQLNDFQMTLNEKTMTLRSKDLQITKLKNRLATLESELDAMLTASNIPNTPAKTVLEGIHSISPSRNGSVNGESVYGDINHSDPCISIHPHNPQQSRKTSGGSLRINTGLTSRFSPLASSILVATSSESNDDLQRRVNSLHIMDTSNAVAGSTPTNGSSTSFFSDESWKRAAEVTNQLKARIERMRAKTRGLNLDADDV